In one Komagataeibacter sp. FNDCR2 genomic region, the following are encoded:
- a CDS encoding helix-turn-helix domain-containing protein — MPRIRHTTLACSPGCTVEATLELFGGKWKALILYHLFEDRVLRFGELRRRLPNVTQRMLTNQLRELEADGLVSRTVFPEVPPHVEYALTELGKTLKPVIQALKTWGDRYAHSVQRNTAAD, encoded by the coding sequence ATGCCCCGCATCCGTCACACCACGCTGGCCTGCAGCCCCGGCTGCACGGTGGAGGCCACGCTCGAACTGTTCGGGGGCAAGTGGAAGGCGCTGATCCTGTATCACCTGTTCGAGGACAGGGTGCTGCGGTTCGGCGAACTGCGCCGCCGCCTGCCGAATGTCACGCAGCGGATGCTGACCAACCAGTTGCGCGAACTCGAGGCCGACGGCCTGGTGTCACGCACCGTCTTCCCCGAGGTGCCACCGCATGTGGAATACGCCCTGACCGAGTTGGGCAAGACGCTGAAGCCGGTCATTCAGGCGCTCAAGACGTGGGGGGACCGCTATGCCCATTCTGTCCAGCGGAACACAGCTGCTGATTGA
- a CDS encoding alkene reductase — protein sequence MSSSSLFGPVRLGDLPLENRIFLPPLTRCRSTQPGDIANALMAEYYAQRTRAGCLITEGTQIEPRGQGYAWTPGIYSPEQIAGWKLVTDAVHATRRPIFAQLWHVGRVSHRALQPGHEAPIAPAAVAATGVNVFIPTGPGTGKLVPPDMPRTLSVPEIHELVEMYAQAARNALSAGFDGVEIHAANGYLINQFLSERANFRTDAYGGSLSNRLRFLREVVEAVSAVVTPDRMGVRFSPLFGTTTQERVYLGLLEDNPAETYTQAVRVLAEAGIAYVSLAEADWDNAPEMPDAFRASVRDIFGGRILCAGRYDLHKAQHVLGHGWADMIGFGRKFIANPDLPARLEHNWPLNPLDPATMYGGSAHGYTDYPFHNQ from the coding sequence ATATCTTCATCTTCGTTATTCGGTCCCGTGCGACTGGGCGACCTTCCCCTTGAAAACCGGATCTTCCTGCCGCCACTGACACGCTGCCGCAGTACCCAGCCCGGAGACATCGCCAACGCGTTGATGGCCGAATATTACGCGCAGCGCACTCGGGCGGGTTGCCTGATTACCGAAGGCACGCAGATCGAACCCCGCGGACAGGGTTATGCGTGGACGCCGGGCATTTACTCCCCCGAACAGATCGCAGGCTGGAAACTCGTCACCGACGCGGTGCACGCAACGCGGCGGCCCATCTTTGCACAATTGTGGCATGTCGGCCGCGTCTCCCACCGCGCATTGCAGCCCGGTCATGAGGCACCGATCGCCCCGGCCGCCGTCGCGGCAACAGGCGTAAACGTGTTCATCCCCACGGGACCGGGCACGGGAAAGCTGGTCCCACCCGACATGCCGCGCACACTTTCCGTCCCCGAAATCCATGAACTGGTGGAGATGTATGCGCAGGCGGCGCGTAATGCGCTGTCCGCAGGCTTCGATGGCGTGGAGATCCACGCCGCCAATGGGTATCTGATCAACCAGTTCCTATCCGAACGCGCCAATTTCCGCACCGATGCTTATGGCGGCAGCCTGTCCAACCGCCTGCGCTTCCTGCGCGAGGTGGTGGAAGCCGTCTCCGCCGTGGTTACGCCTGACAGGATGGGCGTGCGGTTTTCCCCGCTGTTTGGCACGACCACACAAGAGCGCGTCTATCTCGGCCTGCTGGAGGACAATCCGGCGGAGACCTACACGCAGGCCGTACGCGTGCTGGCCGAGGCAGGCATCGCCTATGTCTCGCTGGCCGAGGCTGATTGGGACAACGCACCCGAAATGCCGGACGCCTTCCGCGCCAGCGTGCGCGACATCTTTGGCGGCCGCATCCTGTGCGCGGGTCGGTACGACCTGCACAAGGCGCAGCATGTGCTGGGCCATGGATGGGCGGACATGATCGGCTTTGGCCGGAAGTTCATCGCCAATCCGGACCTGCCCGCGCGGCTGGAACATAACTGGCCGCTCAATCCGCTGGACCCGGCGACGATGTATGGCGGCAGCGCGCATGGCTACACCGACTACCCTTTCCATAACCAATAA
- a CDS encoding NAD-dependent succinate-semialdehyde dehydrogenase — translation MSFYQTLNPTTETVERTFELHTAAQMKAIVDRADHVWKTDWKKRDIAARKVIMSKAADLLRRDRVAHARLIATEMGKALPDALEEIDITADILSFYADGAAEFLAPTHLKVKEGHAKIINQPLGLIYCIEPWNFPYYQLARVAGPNLMAGNVVIAKHAPNVPQCALAFEKLFHNAGAPAGVYTNIFLDNDQSAELIRDVRIRGVALTGSERAGQTVAAEAGAALKKDTMELGGSDAFIVLDDADLELAVKWATWGRFANNGQVCTAAKRMIVHEKVYDAFLAGLKKAITQFRIGDPLAEGTTHGPMSSRKALDTALAQTDEAVRAGATLVAGGKRMERTGFFMEPTILTNVSKDNPVFYQEIFGPVAVVHKVVSEHEAIELANDSPYGLGGSVFSRDLGRAERVAEAVETGMMFFNTATAAAPELPFGGIKNSGFGRELSFLGIEEFINRKLIRLA, via the coding sequence ATGAGTTTTTACCAGACCCTCAACCCGACCACGGAAACCGTGGAACGCACGTTCGAACTGCACACCGCCGCGCAGATGAAGGCGATTGTCGATCGCGCGGACCATGTGTGGAAGACCGACTGGAAGAAGCGCGATATCGCCGCTCGCAAGGTCATCATGTCGAAGGCCGCCGACCTGCTGCGCCGCGACCGGGTGGCCCATGCGCGCCTGATCGCGACCGAAATGGGCAAGGCCCTGCCTGACGCGCTGGAAGAAATCGACATCACCGCTGATATCCTGTCCTTCTATGCCGATGGTGCGGCAGAATTCCTTGCCCCCACGCATCTGAAGGTTAAGGAAGGCCATGCGAAGATCATCAACCAGCCTCTGGGCCTGATCTACTGTATCGAGCCATGGAATTTCCCCTATTACCAGCTTGCCCGCGTGGCGGGGCCGAACCTGATGGCGGGCAACGTGGTCATCGCCAAGCACGCGCCCAACGTGCCGCAATGCGCGCTGGCCTTTGAAAAGCTGTTTCATAACGCGGGCGCGCCTGCTGGCGTCTATACCAATATCTTCCTCGACAACGATCAGTCGGCCGAACTGATCAGGGATGTCCGCATCCGTGGCGTCGCCCTGACCGGCAGCGAACGCGCGGGCCAGACGGTCGCGGCCGAAGCGGGGGCGGCGCTGAAGAAGGACACGATGGAACTTGGCGGCAGCGACGCGTTCATCGTGCTGGATGACGCGGACCTTGAACTGGCGGTCAAGTGGGCGACGTGGGGCCGGTTTGCCAATAACGGGCAGGTCTGCACGGCGGCCAAGCGCATGATCGTGCATGAGAAGGTCTATGACGCCTTCCTCGCGGGCCTGAAAAAGGCGATCACGCAGTTCCGCATTGGTGATCCGCTGGCCGAGGGCACCACCCATGGCCCGATGAGCAGCAGGAAGGCACTCGACACCGCACTGGCGCAGACCGACGAAGCGGTCAGGGCAGGAGCGACGCTGGTGGCCGGGGGCAAGCGGATGGAGCGGACAGGCTTCTTCATGGAACCGACCATCCTGACCAATGTGTCAAAGGACAACCCGGTCTTCTATCAGGAGATTTTCGGCCCCGTTGCGGTCGTACACAAGGTTGTATCGGAACATGAGGCCATTGAACTGGCCAATGACTCCCCTTACGGCCTTGGCGGTTCCGTGTTCTCCCGCGACCTTGGCCGGGCGGAACGGGTAGCCGAAGCGGTCGAGACAGGCATGATGTTCTTCAACACAGCCACGGCCGCAGCCCCCGAACTGCCCTTTGGCGGGATCAAGAATTCAGGCTTTGGCCGCGAACTGTCCTTCCTGGGTATTGAGGAGTTCATCAACCGTAAGCTGATCCGCCTCGCCTGA
- a CDS encoding O-methyltransferase: MTPDKAPTLMSPPVVPLLDRLFAEADATTSPAVSNLAPEELQRLVSSRADYVKFYGLAKDLWLPVSRETGMLLYMLARAMRAQHIVEFGTSFGVSTIHLAAALRDNGGGKLITTEFEPSKIVRARQHVEEAGLADLVEIREGDALSTLATNPPETIDFVLLDGAKPLYPDILALLESRLRPGAMIVADNADYSPDYLARVRSPAAGYLSLPFDGDVELSVKLG; this comes from the coding sequence ATGACCCCTGATAAAGCTCCCACCCTGATGAGCCCACCAGTCGTTCCGCTGCTCGACCGGCTGTTCGCCGAGGCGGATGCCACCACGAGCCCTGCCGTCTCCAATCTGGCTCCAGAAGAATTGCAGCGTCTGGTCAGCAGCCGGGCTGACTATGTGAAATTCTACGGTCTCGCAAAAGACCTGTGGCTTCCTGTCTCACGCGAAACAGGCATGCTCCTGTACATGCTGGCCCGCGCCATGCGGGCGCAGCACATTGTGGAGTTCGGAACATCCTTCGGGGTTTCGACAATCCATCTTGCTGCTGCCCTGCGCGACAATGGAGGTGGCAAACTGATTACCACCGAATTCGAACCTTCCAAGATCGTCCGTGCGCGGCAGCATGTTGAAGAAGCCGGGCTGGCCGATCTTGTGGAAATACGCGAGGGGGATGCCCTGAGCACGCTCGCCACCAATCCGCCCGAGACCATAGACTTTGTGCTGCTCGACGGTGCCAAGCCGCTTTATCCTGATATCCTTGCGCTGCTGGAAAGCAGGCTGCGCCCTGGCGCGATGATTGTTGCGGACAATGCTGATTACAGTCCGGATTATCTGGCGCGGGTGCGCTCTCCGGCCGCCGGGTATCTATCGCTGCCGTTTGACGGGGACGTCGAACTGTCTGTGAAACTTGGCTGA
- a CDS encoding TetR family transcriptional regulator → MTDRRNPRISVRKQPGQARSAALVATILEAAVRVLAEEGATRFTTARVAEKAGVSIGSLYQYFPNKAAILFRLQTDEWLETTAMLRNTLEDAGKPPLARLRVLTHAFIRSECAEASVRIALDDAAPLYRDAPEAAEVRQAGNNILQRFMREVLPNATNDERTLAGDLIRMTFGAVGKAFSETPRSDVEIKAYADAMADMFEAYLLRLSGNI, encoded by the coding sequence ATGACCGATCGCCGCAACCCAAGGATTTCCGTCCGCAAACAGCCCGGCCAGGCACGTTCGGCAGCACTTGTCGCCACGATTCTGGAAGCGGCTGTTCGTGTTCTGGCCGAGGAAGGCGCCACACGCTTCACCACGGCCCGTGTGGCGGAGAAAGCCGGTGTCAGCATCGGTTCGCTCTACCAGTATTTTCCCAACAAGGCCGCCATCCTGTTCCGGCTCCAGACCGACGAATGGCTGGAGACGACCGCAATGCTGCGCAATACGCTTGAAGATGCTGGCAAACCACCGCTGGCGCGTTTGCGAGTACTGACCCATGCTTTCATCCGTTCGGAATGCGCAGAAGCATCCGTCCGTATAGCACTCGACGATGCCGCCCCCCTCTATCGGGATGCACCAGAAGCCGCAGAAGTGCGACAGGCGGGGAATAACATCCTCCAGCGCTTTATGCGCGAGGTCCTGCCGAACGCCACGAACGACGAGCGCACCCTGGCAGGTGACCTCATCAGGATGACTTTCGGTGCGGTCGGCAAGGCGTTCTCGGAGACACCCCGAAGCGACGTGGAAATCAAAGCTTATGCCGATGCCATGGCCGATATGTTCGAAGCGTATCTGCTCCGGCTCTCCGGAAACATCTGA
- the ubiM gene encoding 5-demethoxyubiquinol-8 5-hydroxylase UbiM, with the protein MTYHDVTIMGGGPAGLAAALSLEAQGLSVAVLERAPHAPWAEPAFDGREIALTHHSVSVLKALGAWEHIPQVAISALREARIETGRSNHPLTFDTQGRGVDALGYLVSNHNIRRSLYLAASRRPGISLLAGTSTRHIRRIGEDMTIVHERGEITSRLAVGADGRFSQIRRLQRIGAIVHDFRRSMLVCRMAHDVPHHHVATQWFDDGQTVALLPVNGGASSVVLTLPSEQIERLRTLDRDAFNAEIMERVGGRLGGMRLVSTRHAYPLRAVYAHRFAAPGFALVGDAAVGMHPITAHGFNLGLKGQESLAQEVGAGLARGESPGSLSVLRRFERRHRLATMPLFAATNGIATLYTRDEPAFRILRRTGLRVADAIAPFKSMVTGLLMDRQRAA; encoded by the coding sequence ATGACATATCATGACGTGACCATAATGGGCGGCGGCCCGGCCGGCCTTGCCGCGGCGCTGTCGCTGGAGGCGCAGGGCCTCTCCGTCGCCGTGCTTGAGCGTGCGCCGCATGCCCCCTGGGCGGAACCCGCTTTTGACGGGCGCGAAATCGCGCTGACCCATCATTCGGTTTCGGTGCTCAAGGCGCTTGGCGCCTGGGAGCATATTCCGCAGGTGGCCATCTCCGCCCTGCGTGAAGCACGGATAGAAACCGGACGCAGCAACCATCCCCTGACGTTCGACACACAGGGGCGTGGCGTTGATGCGCTGGGTTATCTCGTCTCCAACCACAACATCCGGCGCAGCCTGTACCTGGCGGCCAGCAGGCGGCCGGGTATCAGCCTGCTGGCGGGCACATCCACCCGCCATATCCGCCGCATTGGGGAGGACATGACCATCGTGCATGAGCGTGGCGAGATCACGTCCCGCCTTGCCGTGGGCGCGGATGGCCGCTTTTCCCAGATCAGGCGTCTGCAGCGCATCGGGGCCATCGTGCATGATTTCCGGCGCTCCATGCTGGTCTGTCGCATGGCGCATGATGTGCCGCATCACCATGTCGCGACCCAATGGTTCGATGACGGGCAGACCGTTGCCCTGCTGCCGGTTAACGGAGGGGCCTCATCCGTCGTGCTGACCCTGCCGTCGGAGCAGATCGAACGCCTGCGCACGCTGGACCGTGATGCCTTCAATGCCGAGATCATGGAACGCGTCGGTGGCCGTCTGGGCGGCATGCGGCTGGTCAGTACCCGGCATGCCTATCCGCTCAGGGCTGTTTACGCCCACCGTTTCGCGGCCCCCGGTTTCGCGCTGGTGGGGGATGCCGCCGTGGGCATGCATCCCATCACCGCCCATGGCTTCAACCTCGGGCTCAAGGGGCAGGAAAGTCTGGCGCAGGAAGTCGGGGCAGGGCTTGCGCGTGGTGAGTCCCCGGGCAGCCTGTCCGTACTGCGGCGCTTTGAGCGGCGTCACCGTCTGGCCACGATGCCCCTCTTTGCCGCCACCAATGGAATCGCGACACTTTATACCCGCGATGAGCCTGCTTTCCGTATCCTGCGCCGCACAGGGCTGCGGGTGGCGGACGCCATTGCGCCGTTCAAGTCGATGGTGACGGGTTTGCTGATGGACCGCCAGCGCGCGGCCTAG
- a CDS encoding nitroreductase produces MTSLDLLLSRFSTDALVEPAPAGAVLDSILSTAMRAPDHGRLRPWRYVIVQGDARGAMAQRVVASMKRLDPEVPQAKVEKRLSRFSTMPMTIALGMHLRPEHKIPLIEQELAVGAAAMNILNALHATGFGGIWVSGDVAYDPELAAELGFPSPHKLAGFLFVGTPQAGAVAPPRRPVDGYVAQWTGAPVTFGADA; encoded by the coding sequence ATGACATCGCTCGATCTCCTTCTGTCGCGGTTTTCCACGGATGCGCTGGTGGAACCGGCCCCGGCGGGCGCGGTGCTGGACAGCATCCTTTCCACCGCCATGCGTGCGCCCGACCATGGCAGGCTGCGGCCATGGCGGTACGTCATCGTGCAGGGTGATGCCCGGGGCGCCATGGCGCAGCGGGTGGTCGCCAGCATGAAGCGGCTTGATCCCGAAGTCCCGCAGGCCAAGGTCGAAAAGCGTCTTTCGCGTTTTTCAACCATGCCCATGACCATTGCGCTGGGCATGCACCTGCGGCCCGAGCACAAGATTCCCCTGATCGAGCAGGAACTTGCTGTCGGCGCGGCGGCCATGAACATTCTCAACGCCCTGCATGCCACGGGCTTTGGCGGCATATGGGTTAGTGGCGATGTCGCTTACGACCCGGAACTTGCCGCCGAGCTGGGCTTTCCTTCACCACATAAGCTGGCGGGTTTCCTGTTTGTCGGGACGCCACAGGCCGGCGCCGTCGCTCCTCCGCGCCGCCCGGTTGATGGTTACGTGGCGCAATGGACAGGTGCCCCCGTAACGTTTGGCGCGGATGCGTAA
- the hisB gene encoding imidazoleglycerol-phosphate dehydratase HisB: MNTPRTATVHRATSETDITVTINLDGTGQTRIDTGIGFFDHMLTALGRHSMCDLDVTARGDLHIDYHHTVEDTGIALGKAFAQAIGDKRGIRRYGSATVPLDEALCEAVIDISGRPFLAWSVTFGRDRIGEMDTELFEEFFRAFAMSALVTLHVIQRAGHNCHHIAEAAFKALARALRTASEADPRAGGIIPSTKGSL, translated from the coding sequence ATGAATACCCCACGCACAGCCACGGTCCACCGCGCCACCAGCGAGACCGACATTACCGTGACCATCAACCTGGACGGCACGGGCCAGACCCGCATCGATACCGGGATCGGCTTTTTCGACCATATGCTGACAGCCCTTGGCCGCCACAGCATGTGTGACCTGGATGTGACTGCCCGGGGGGATCTGCATATCGACTACCACCATACGGTAGAGGATACGGGCATCGCGCTGGGCAAGGCCTTTGCGCAGGCGATTGGCGACAAGCGTGGCATCCGCCGCTATGGCAGCGCCACGGTCCCGCTGGATGAGGCGCTGTGCGAAGCCGTGATCGACATTTCGGGGCGTCCCTTCCTTGCGTGGTCCGTCACCTTCGGGCGGGACAGGATCGGGGAAATGGACACGGAACTGTTCGAGGAATTTTTTCGCGCCTTCGCCATGAGCGCCCTTGTCACCCTGCATGTGATTCAGCGCGCGGGCCATAACTGCCACCATATCGCCGAGGCCGCGTTCAAGGCGCTGGCCCGCGCCCTGCGCACGGCAAGCGAGGCGGACCCCCGCGCGGGCGGCATCATCCCGTCCACCAAGGGCAGCCTGTGA
- the hisH gene encoding imidazole glycerol phosphate synthase subunit HisH, which yields MPAHTRTQSIVVIDYNGGNLASAARALARAAHDGGLDADVTITADPQAVRRADRIVLPGQGAFADCASGLDAKPGLRDAIVDATDNGVPFLGICVGMQLMAERGREHGVTPGFGWIAGEIRLMDAPDLRLPQMGWNQLEFTPGAHPLTEGLDADAHGYFVHSFALAQYDPADMVAMTDYGGQVPAIVARGNRAGTQFHVEKSQKVGLRILSNFLRWTPAPDTTP from the coding sequence ATGCCCGCGCATACCCGCACCCAGTCCATAGTGGTGATCGACTATAATGGCGGCAACCTTGCGTCCGCCGCGCGTGCGCTGGCGCGCGCGGCGCACGATGGCGGCCTCGACGCCGATGTCACCATCACCGCGGACCCGCAGGCCGTGCGGCGGGCCGACCGGATCGTCCTGCCGGGACAGGGCGCCTTTGCCGACTGCGCATCCGGTCTCGATGCCAAGCCGGGCCTGCGTGACGCGATCGTGGATGCGACCGATAACGGGGTGCCCTTCCTTGGTATCTGCGTGGGCATGCAGCTTATGGCCGAACGCGGGCGCGAACATGGCGTGACCCCCGGCTTCGGCTGGATCGCGGGGGAAATACGGCTTATGGACGCACCCGACCTGCGCCTGCCGCAGATGGGGTGGAACCAGCTTGAATTCACACCCGGCGCGCACCCCCTGACCGAAGGGCTGGATGCGGACGCCCATGGCTATTTCGTCCATTCCTTCGCCCTGGCGCAGTACGATCCGGCCGACATGGTGGCCATGACCGATTATGGCGGGCAGGTTCCGGCCATCGTGGCGCGCGGCAACCGGGCGGGCACGCAGTTCCATGTGGAAAAAAGCCAGAAGGTGGGCCTGCGCATCCTGTCCAACTTCCTGCGCTGGACCCCCGCGCCGGACACCACGCCATGA
- the hisA gene encoding 1-(5-phosphoribosyl)-5-[(5-phosphoribosylamino)methylideneamino]imidazole-4-carboxamide isomerase produces MTRRNMSPAGTIHAERLQRMDEDDLHALCDATNAAILEGGGFGWLAPPPRETLERYFRGVLLVPERQMFVARLDGMIVGSAQLVRPPRNNEAQAMSATLMHFYIAPYARRLGLGRQLLAEVENCARSMGYQIINLDVRETQTEAVRLFRNCGFHHWGTHPSYARTDGRTVRGLFFTKRLQDDERIVPAHPQDASTPIPAAGHAPVTGHSLTLYPAIDLKDGTCVRLRRGEMDNATVYSDDPGAQALAWIRAGCTWLHVVDLNGAFAGRSANTEAIEAIIANASVPVQLGGGLRDLDSIGKWLNVGISRVILGSVAVKNPELVREACRLFPDRIVAGIDARSGQVATEGWAETSEMKAVELGLRMQDAGVAAVIFTEISRDGMLTGIDIEQTADMANALSIPVIASGGVGSLSHLEALRAATARAPGIEGVIVGRALYDGRIDLSEALRVLA; encoded by the coding sequence ATGACACGGCGGAACATGTCCCCCGCCGGAACCATCCATGCCGAGCGGCTTCAGCGCATGGACGAGGATGACCTGCACGCCCTGTGCGACGCGACGAACGCCGCGATTCTGGAGGGCGGTGGATTCGGCTGGTTGGCCCCGCCCCCGCGTGAGACGCTGGAACGCTACTTCCGTGGCGTGCTGCTGGTGCCCGAGCGGCAGATGTTCGTGGCCCGGCTGGACGGCATGATCGTGGGCTCCGCCCAGCTTGTCCGCCCGCCGCGCAATAACGAGGCGCAGGCCATGAGCGCCACGCTCATGCATTTCTATATCGCGCCCTATGCGCGGCGGCTGGGGCTGGGCCGCCAGTTGCTGGCCGAGGTTGAAAACTGCGCGCGCAGCATGGGCTACCAGATCATCAACCTTGATGTACGCGAGACCCAGACCGAGGCCGTCCGCCTGTTCCGCAACTGCGGATTCCACCACTGGGGCACCCACCCCAGCTATGCCCGCACGGACGGGCGGACCGTCCGTGGCCTGTTCTTCACCAAACGCCTGCAGGATGACGAGCGGATCGTACCCGCCCACCCGCAGGATGCCTCAACCCCCATTCCTGCAGCAGGACATGCCCCCGTGACCGGACACAGCCTGACCCTCTATCCCGCCATCGACCTCAAGGACGGCACATGCGTGCGCCTGCGCCGGGGCGAGATGGACAACGCCACCGTCTATTCCGATGATCCGGGCGCACAGGCGCTGGCATGGATCCGTGCCGGCTGCACATGGCTGCATGTGGTGGACCTGAACGGCGCTTTCGCCGGGCGTTCGGCCAATACCGAAGCCATCGAGGCCATTATCGCCAATGCCTCGGTCCCGGTGCAGCTGGGCGGTGGCCTGCGTGATCTGGACAGTATCGGCAAATGGCTCAATGTCGGGATCAGCCGTGTCATCCTGGGCAGCGTGGCGGTCAAGAACCCCGAACTGGTGCGCGAGGCCTGCCGCCTGTTTCCCGACCGCATCGTGGCGGGCATCGACGCCCGCAGCGGCCAGGTCGCGACCGAGGGCTGGGCCGAAACATCGGAAATGAAGGCGGTGGAGCTGGGCCTGCGCATGCAGGACGCAGGGGTCGCCGCCGTCATCTTTACCGAGATCAGCCGTGACGGCATGCTGACCGGAATCGACATCGAACAGACCGCCGACATGGCCAATGCGCTGTCCATTCCGGTCATCGCCAGTGGCGGGGTTGGCTCCCTGTCGCATCTGGAAGCCCTGCGCGCCGCCACGGCGCGCGCACCGGGCATCGAGGGCGTGATCGTGGGCCGCGCGCTGTATGACGGGCGGATCGACCTGAGCGAAGCCCTGCGGGTTCTGGCCTGA
- the hisF gene encoding imidazole glycerol phosphate synthase subunit HisF, translated as MLKLRVIPCLDVKNGRVVKGVNFVSLRDAGDPVEQAAVYDAAGADELTFLDITASNENRDTILDVVSRTAERIFLPLTVGGGVRTTDDMRRLLLAGADKCAMNSAAVSRPELVSEAARKFGSQCVVVAIDARSDGHGSWEVYTHGGRTPTGRNVIDWCGEVAERGAGEILLTSMDRDGTGKGFDLDLLRAANARVRIPIVASGGVGELAHFVEGARAGATGLLAASVFHFGQFTIPQVKQTLDKAGLPVRQTV; from the coding sequence ATGCTGAAGCTGCGCGTCATCCCCTGCCTTGATGTCAAGAACGGCCGTGTGGTCAAGGGCGTCAACTTCGTCTCCCTGCGCGATGCGGGCGACCCGGTGGAGCAGGCCGCCGTTTATGACGCGGCGGGGGCGGATGAGCTGACGTTCCTGGACATTACGGCCAGCAATGAAAACCGCGACACCATCCTTGATGTCGTCAGCCGCACGGCGGAGCGGATTTTCCTGCCGCTTACGGTGGGCGGCGGCGTGCGCACCACCGATGACATGCGCCGCCTGCTGCTGGCGGGCGCCGATAAATGCGCCATGAATTCCGCCGCCGTCTCCCGCCCCGAACTGGTGAGCGAGGCGGCACGGAAATTCGGCAGCCAGTGCGTGGTGGTCGCCATCGACGCGCGCAGCGATGGCCATGGCTCATGGGAGGTCTATACCCATGGCGGCCGCACGCCCACCGGCCGCAACGTGATCGACTGGTGCGGGGAAGTGGCCGAACGTGGCGCGGGTGAAATCCTGCTGACCAGCATGGACCGTGACGGCACGGGCAAGGGCTTCGACCTTGACCTGCTGCGCGCGGCCAATGCGCGCGTGCGCATTCCCATCGTGGCGTCCGGGGGCGTGGGCGAACTGGCGCATTTTGTCGAAGGCGCGCGCGCGGGCGCCACCGGCCTGCTGGCGGCCAGCGTGTTCCATTTCGGCCAGTTCACCATTCCCCAGGTCAAGCAGACGCTGGATAAAGCCGGTCTGCCGGTCCGCCAGACGGTCTGA
- a CDS encoding phosphoribosyl-ATP diphosphatase: MAKPDKSRKNAPAKSAAATVKPEAVGPATPDVLDRLFAVVESRRGTDPSISHSARLLARGRRKIAQKFGEEAVECLIEAVAGNREELVSESADVLYHLIVMWVDAGVTAADVWAELQRREGTSGVAEKAARPRDPLA, translated from the coding sequence ATGGCCAAGCCAGACAAATCCCGCAAGAACGCCCCGGCCAAGTCCGCCGCCGCTACCGTGAAGCCGGAAGCCGTGGGCCCGGCCACCCCCGATGTGCTGGACCGTCTGTTCGCAGTTGTGGAGTCACGCCGGGGCACGGATCCGTCCATCAGCCATTCCGCCCGGCTGCTGGCCCGCGGGCGGCGCAAGATCGCCCAGAAATTCGGGGAGGAAGCCGTCGAATGCCTGATCGAGGCCGTGGCGGGCAACCGCGAGGAACTGGTCAGCGAAAGTGCCGACGTACTCTACCACCTGATCGTGATGTGGGTGGATGCCGGTGTGACGGCCGCCGATGTCTGGGCCGAACTCCAGCGCCGCGAAGGCACCAGCGGCGTGGCCGAAAAGGCGGCGCGCCCGCGCGATCCGCTGGCCTGA
- a CDS encoding histidine triad nucleotide-binding protein, producing the protein MAVSGIGPYDPQNIFARILRGELPCKKVYEDEYALAFHDIAPKAPVHVLVIPKGAYVSFADFSHTASEAEIVGFTRAIGTVSRTLGLEPRGYRLLSNVGEEAGQEVPHFHVHLFGGKALGAMLPG; encoded by the coding sequence ATGGCCGTAAGCGGCATCGGTCCCTACGACCCGCAGAATATCTTTGCCCGCATCCTGCGCGGCGAACTGCCGTGCAAGAAGGTGTACGAGGATGAATACGCCCTCGCCTTCCACGACATCGCGCCCAAGGCCCCCGTGCATGTGCTGGTCATACCCAAAGGGGCCTATGTCTCCTTCGCCGATTTCAGCCACACCGCATCCGAGGCCGAAATCGTGGGCTTCACGCGGGCGATCGGTACGGTAAGCCGCACGCTGGGGCTGGAGCCGCGCGGCTACCGGCTGCTCTCCAACGTAGGTGAGGAAGCCGGGCAGGAAGTGCCGCATTTCCATGTCCACCTGTTCGGTGGCAAGGCGCTGGGGGCCATGCTGCCCGGCTGA